The Aureitalea marina genome includes a window with the following:
- the trhA gene encoding PAQR family membrane homeostasis protein TrhA, translating to MYSKREELWNVITHGAGVLLSIAGLFVMLAFDQHKSEYSTFSIWLYGVSLILLYSASTAYHLATDPDLRRKLRIMDHISIYYLIAGTYTPVSLISLVDGNGWTIFWTVWGIALFGTFLKIFFTGRFEKLSLLLYLVMGWLIIFDISNLINVQSTLGLTLMALGGACYTFGTVFYVVERIPFNHAIWHIWVLAGSIFHFFFILLDVI from the coding sequence ATGTACTCCAAGCGGGAAGAATTATGGAATGTAATAACTCATGGTGCAGGCGTATTGCTCAGTATCGCGGGTTTATTCGTTATGTTGGCCTTTGATCAACATAAGTCTGAGTATAGCACATTTAGCATTTGGTTGTACGGAGTTTCATTGATTCTACTCTATTCAGCTTCAACGGCATATCATTTAGCCACCGATCCGGATCTCAGGCGGAAGCTTAGGATCATGGACCATATCAGTATCTATTATCTGATAGCGGGCACATATACCCCAGTTTCATTGATCAGTTTAGTAGACGGAAATGGCTGGACTATTTTTTGGACGGTCTGGGGAATCGCCTTATTTGGCACTTTTTTAAAAATCTTCTTTACTGGCAGATTCGAAAAACTATCTCTATTACTCTATCTGGTTATGGGGTGGTTGATCATTTTCGATATCTCAAACCTGATCAATGTTCAATCCACCTTGGGCCTCACTTTAATGGCTTTGGGTGGTGCGTGTTATACTTTCGGAACTGTCTTTTATGTAGTAGAGCGCATACCCTTCAATCACGCGATCTGGCATATCTGGGTCCTGGCGGGTTCAATTTTCCACTTCTTTTTTATCCTCCTGGATGTGATCTAA
- a CDS encoding ZIP family metal transporter: MIYLALILSVLGGAILAKLIRDRDPFVLSITLAFSGAFLLGVTLFELLPDTYESLGKETGLWVACGLLLQLVLDFFTRGAEHGHVHLEQKRRTFPWALFLGLSVHALIEGFPAAHSDRMLVGVIVHKVPVSVILTLVFLRSKYPLKQILVFLTFFAMMSPLGSFVAIERSEVLPYLDRINALSSGVFLHVATTILFESSRDHKFNLKKLIAIIAGFVLAYGPQLL, encoded by the coding sequence GTGATCTATCTAGCACTTATATTATCGGTCCTGGGAGGGGCAATACTCGCGAAGTTAATTCGCGATAGAGATCCCTTTGTGCTATCGATAACCTTGGCTTTCAGTGGAGCTTTTTTACTAGGTGTCACTTTATTTGAACTGTTACCAGATACCTACGAGAGCCTTGGGAAAGAGACCGGCTTATGGGTTGCCTGTGGTTTGCTCCTGCAACTAGTGCTCGACTTTTTTACGCGCGGTGCTGAACATGGCCACGTTCATTTAGAACAAAAAAGACGAACCTTCCCTTGGGCCCTTTTTCTTGGGCTGTCTGTACATGCGCTTATAGAAGGATTTCCGGCAGCTCATAGCGATCGAATGTTAGTTGGAGTAATTGTTCACAAGGTTCCTGTATCAGTTATTCTGACCTTGGTCTTTTTACGCTCAAAATATCCCCTCAAACAAATTTTAGTATTCCTGACATTTTTTGCAATGATGTCTCCCCTGGGTAGCTTTGTGGCTATTGAACGATCAGAAGTCCTACCCTATTTAGATCGCATCAATGCTCTTTCATCCGGTGTTTTCCTTCATGTTGCAACGACTATACTCTTTGAAAGTTCTCGTGATCACAAATTCAATTTGAAGAAGCTTATCGCCATAATAGCCGGTTTTGTCCTGGCTTATGGCCCACAACTTCTTTAG
- a CDS encoding class I SAM-dependent methyltransferase, with the protein MLVEIPMGNHWYSFWFNTPYYHVLYKDRNDQEAAHFMNRLLEFLQLKPGSSILDLACGKGRHSIYLNSLGYDVTGLDLSERSIHAAKEFERSGLRFFVHDMTKPFPEQFDAVFNLFTSFGYFETEGEDLQTIQSIKSEMKPNGVGIIDFMNAEYVKNHLVPEETKVIDGIRFQISKRLEGEYIVKDIHLEDEHRSLRFTERVKTLYLSDFLRYFDQTGLNLIETFGDYELQPFDSERSDRLIMIFKTS; encoded by the coding sequence ATGCTTGTAGAAATTCCTATGGGTAATCATTGGTATTCATTTTGGTTTAACACGCCTTATTATCATGTACTGTACAAGGACAGGAATGATCAAGAGGCAGCCCACTTTATGAATCGTCTACTCGAATTCCTTCAATTAAAACCCGGTAGTTCAATACTGGATCTGGCCTGCGGCAAGGGCAGACATTCCATTTATCTCAATTCCTTAGGTTATGACGTTACGGGTTTAGATCTGTCTGAACGCAGTATTCATGCAGCCAAAGAATTTGAACGATCAGGACTTCGTTTTTTTGTCCATGACATGACCAAACCCTTTCCTGAACAATTTGATGCTGTTTTCAACCTATTTACCAGTTTTGGATATTTTGAAACCGAAGGAGAGGATCTTCAAACCATCCAATCGATCAAATCCGAAATGAAACCGAATGGAGTTGGTATAATCGATTTTATGAATGCTGAGTATGTCAAGAATCACCTAGTTCCAGAGGAAACTAAAGTGATTGACGGTATTAGGTTTCAAATTAGTAAAAGACTCGAGGGTGAGTACATCGTAAAAGATATTCATTTGGAAGATGAACACCGTAGCTTGCGCTTTACGGAACGAGTAAAAACCTTATATCTGTCAGATTTTTTGCGTTACTTCGACCAAACTGGTCTAAATCTAATTGAAACTTTCGGTGATTATGAGCTTCAGCCTTTTGATTCTGAGAGGTCGGATCGTCTAATTATGATATTTAAAACATCGTGA
- a CDS encoding THUMP domain-containing class I SAM-dependent RNA methyltransferase, producing the protein MGKNFLMVAKTLYGLEDLLVKELRDLGASEIEKGVRSVSFQGDTGFMYKANLCCRTAVRILKPISSFNVFDEDQLYKRIYEIPWENHMDSRGTLSVESTVFSKRFTHSKYIALKTKDAIVDRFRDRFGHRPDIDRYHASLHVHIHIDRQIATVSLNSSGPSLHRRGYRVAPVAAPVSEVLAAGLIMLSGWSGQCDFLDPMCGGGTIPIEAAMIACNIPANINRAEFGFEHWPDYDPELFELIRNSALKRVKEFHFKIYARDRDPLAIRKTKANVGEASLEEFIDIQQADFINSEKEDKEKNLFILTNPPYDQRLSLRDVSDFYGRIGSTLKHGYAGSEAWLFAANETALKSIGLKPKKKIKLYNGKLEARLVGFNLFSGTLKARKSTSTS; encoded by the coding sequence ATGGGAAAGAACTTTCTTATGGTCGCTAAGACCTTGTATGGTCTGGAGGATCTTTTGGTCAAAGAACTACGCGACCTTGGAGCATCGGAAATCGAAAAGGGTGTGAGAAGCGTATCCTTTCAAGGTGACACTGGTTTTATGTATAAGGCAAATTTGTGCTGTCGTACCGCAGTTAGGATCCTGAAACCGATCTCATCTTTCAACGTTTTTGATGAGGATCAGCTCTATAAGCGGATCTATGAAATCCCCTGGGAGAATCATATGGATAGTCGTGGGACGTTGTCCGTAGAATCAACCGTTTTCTCTAAACGTTTTACCCACTCCAAATATATCGCCTTAAAGACCAAAGATGCCATAGTCGATCGTTTCAGGGATCGTTTTGGTCACAGACCGGACATCGACAGATATCATGCATCCTTGCATGTGCACATTCATATTGACCGTCAGATTGCCACGGTTTCATTGAACAGTTCAGGCCCATCGTTGCATAGGAGAGGCTATCGGGTTGCACCAGTTGCGGCTCCGGTAAGCGAGGTCCTGGCAGCGGGATTGATCATGCTGTCCGGTTGGAGTGGGCAATGTGATTTTCTCGACCCCATGTGTGGAGGTGGAACCATTCCTATCGAGGCTGCGATGATCGCATGTAACATCCCGGCGAACATTAATAGGGCTGAGTTTGGTTTCGAGCATTGGCCAGACTATGACCCTGAATTATTCGAGCTAATCCGAAATTCTGCCTTGAAGCGGGTCAAGGAATTTCATTTTAAGATATATGCCAGAGATCGGGACCCACTTGCGATCCGGAAAACAAAGGCCAATGTTGGAGAAGCCAGCTTAGAAGAATTCATCGACATTCAACAAGCTGATTTTATCAATAGCGAAAAGGAGGACAAGGAAAAGAATTTGTTCATTTTGACCAATCCACCTTATGATCAAAGACTTTCCCTGAGGGATGTATCAGACTTCTATGGTCGCATCGGCAGTACCCTCAAACACGGTTATGCCGGAAGTGAAGCTTGGCTTTTTGCCGCCAATGAGACTGCGCTGAAATCCATTGGGCTTAAACCCAAGAAGAAGATCAAATTATACAATGGTAAATTAGAAGCCAGATTGGTCGGGTTTAATCTCTTTAGCGGAACCCTAAAAGCACGAAAAAGTACTTCTACTTCCTAA
- a CDS encoding DUF6048 family protein: protein MRMKLILPFFISALILAGHAKAQQQEVLPDSLSKTNIYGLRLGLDLSKLARTAFEDGYTGFEIQGDFRFSERFWAALELGTEEREWDEVNLQSRATGSYAKLGVDFNAYQNWIGMNNMIYFGLRYGFATFEQELLAYSIYTTDPTFPAELKTDPITYDGLSASWLELVFGVKTEVWNNIFLGVNLQLKRLLSEDRPENFDNLIIPGYNRTYDFSEFGAGYGFTVSYLIPIFRK, encoded by the coding sequence ATGAGAATGAAGCTCATATTACCATTTTTCATTAGTGCGTTGATCTTGGCTGGCCATGCAAAGGCGCAGCAACAGGAGGTTTTGCCTGATAGTTTGAGCAAAACAAATATCTACGGACTACGTTTGGGTCTTGATCTGTCAAAATTGGCGAGGACGGCTTTCGAAGATGGCTATACGGGATTTGAGATACAGGGAGATTTTCGGTTCTCCGAACGATTTTGGGCGGCTTTGGAATTGGGTACTGAAGAACGGGAATGGGACGAGGTCAATCTACAATCCAGAGCTACAGGCAGCTATGCCAAACTTGGTGTTGATTTTAATGCCTACCAGAATTGGATCGGTATGAACAATATGATCTATTTTGGTTTGCGATACGGCTTCGCAACATTTGAGCAAGAATTGCTGGCTTACAGTATATACACAACAGACCCCACCTTTCCCGCAGAATTAAAAACAGATCCAATCACCTATGACGGACTTTCAGCTTCCTGGCTGGAACTGGTCTTCGGTGTTAAGACAGAGGTCTGGAATAATATCTTCTTAGGCGTCAATCTGCAGCTTAAGCGATTGCTATCAGAGGACAGACCGGAGAATTTCGATAACCTTATCATTCCGGGTTATAACAGGACCTATGACTTTAGTGAGTTCGGTGCAGGTTATGGGTTTACGGTTTCTTACCTGATACCCATCTTTAGGAAGTAG
- a CDS encoding DUF6452 family protein has translation MNIRFKLRSLVVLLVGLILAGCTRDDICTQDTPTTPLLVIVFRDIASPNQSKSVPNLLITSASDQSTVVFTGTTDSIAIPLNVNLDVTALDFTTNSNSEEDANTDLVNINYVRDDIYVNRACAFKTFYDSLGFERVDDVNQAWILTANVNLTRVENENEAHITIFH, from the coding sequence ATGAATATACGTTTTAAGCTCAGATCTTTGGTTGTTCTCCTGGTCGGATTGATTCTGGCGGGCTGTACCCGTGATGACATCTGCACCCAAGACACACCCACTACCCCACTGCTAGTTATTGTGTTCAGGGATATAGCCAGTCCAAATCAATCAAAATCAGTTCCCAATTTATTGATCACTTCCGCCTCAGATCAAAGTACCGTGGTTTTTACCGGTACCACTGACTCTATTGCCATCCCATTAAATGTTAACCTTGATGTTACGGCATTGGATTTCACCACTAATTCTAATAGTGAGGAAGATGCTAATACTGATCTGGTTAATATCAATTATGTTCGGGATGATATCTATGTAAATAGGGCCTGTGCATTTAAGACCTTTTACGATTCGCTGGGTTTTGAGCGAGTCGATGACGTAAACCAGGCATGGATCCTTACCGCCAATGTTAACCTAACCCGTGTGGAAAATGAGAATGAAGCTCATATTACCATTTTTCATTAG
- the rlmD gene encoding 23S rRNA (uracil(1939)-C(5))-methyltransferase RlmD yields the protein MPRRRSKPLFENLEMLDAGAKGKAVAKAPDGRVVFVNNAVPGDIADVQTFKKRRAYYEGSAVSFSKYSDRRTEPRCEHFGVCGGCKWQYMKYEDQLYFKQQEVVNNLKRLGGIQLPDITPIVGSDEHYNYRNKMEYSFSDSKWLTQEQVASDHQIPDRRALGFHKPGMWDKVVDIDQCHLPLKQTNAIRNFLRDFARKENIPFFNLRNQAGTLRTLMIRTTLSGEVMVLVQFFDPDQNVIDTVMEAIKTNFPEINSLLYVINQKSNDTLYDQDILCYHGQDYITETMEGLQFRVTAKSFYQTNSAQAYRLYQLTREMAGLTGGETVYDLYTGTGTIAQFVAAKAGKVVGVESVPEAIDAARINARLNSIDNVEFVVGDMKQVMNSQFIEEHGAPDVIITDPPRDGMHKDVVQTLIHSGVPKIVYVSCNSATQARDLSLMDDHYKVTAVQPVDMFPHTAHVENIVLLEKR from the coding sequence ATGCCTAGAAGACGATCAAAACCCTTATTTGAAAACCTGGAAATGTTGGATGCCGGAGCCAAAGGTAAAGCTGTAGCCAAGGCACCTGATGGCCGTGTGGTCTTTGTCAATAACGCCGTACCCGGTGATATTGCCGATGTACAGACCTTTAAGAAACGAAGAGCCTATTATGAAGGTTCTGCTGTTTCATTTAGTAAGTACTCAGACCGACGAACGGAACCGCGATGTGAACACTTCGGAGTCTGTGGTGGTTGCAAGTGGCAGTACATGAAGTACGAGGACCAGCTGTACTTTAAACAGCAGGAGGTGGTCAATAATTTGAAACGCCTTGGCGGTATCCAGTTGCCAGATATTACTCCGATAGTAGGTTCTGATGAGCATTACAATTATCGGAATAAGATGGAATACAGCTTTAGTGATTCCAAATGGTTAACGCAAGAGCAGGTCGCTTCTGACCATCAAATTCCCGATAGACGAGCTTTAGGCTTCCACAAGCCTGGAATGTGGGACAAGGTTGTGGATATCGACCAATGCCATTTACCTTTGAAACAGACCAACGCCATCCGAAACTTCCTTCGGGATTTTGCTAGGAAAGAGAACATTCCATTTTTTAATCTCAGAAATCAAGCCGGTACACTCCGAACCTTGATGATAAGAACAACATTGTCAGGTGAGGTCATGGTGTTGGTCCAATTCTTTGATCCTGATCAAAATGTCATAGATACTGTGATGGAGGCAATCAAGACTAATTTCCCAGAGATCAACTCCTTATTGTATGTGATCAATCAAAAGTCCAACGATACCCTCTATGACCAGGATATCCTTTGTTATCACGGACAGGATTACATCACCGAGACCATGGAAGGCTTGCAATTTCGGGTTACGGCTAAGTCGTTCTATCAGACCAATAGCGCTCAAGCATATCGCCTGTATCAACTTACCAGGGAAATGGCCGGACTTACAGGAGGTGAAACGGTCTACGATCTCTACACGGGCACAGGCACTATTGCTCAATTTGTGGCAGCCAAGGCCGGTAAGGTTGTCGGGGTAGAATCAGTTCCGGAAGCCATAGATGCTGCACGAATTAATGCCCGGTTAAACTCCATTGACAATGTAGAATTCGTGGTTGGAGACATGAAGCAAGTGATGAACTCACAATTTATAGAAGAACATGGGGCTCCGGACGTGATCATCACAGATCCACCCCGGGATGGGATGCATAAAGATGTAGTTCAAACCCTTATACATTCTGGTGTTCCCAAGATTGTCTATGTGAGTTGTAATTCGGCAACCCAAGCGAGGGATCTGTCACTGATGGACGATCATTACAAGGTAACGGCTGTTCAACCGGTCGATATGTTTCCCCATACAGCCCACGTAGAAAATATCGTACTTTTAGAGAAGCGGTGA
- the rocD gene encoding ornithine--oxo-acid transaminase: MAVLEHISSQEAMALENKYGAQNYHPLPVVLSRGEGVFVWDVEGKKYYDFLSAYSSVNQGHCHPKIVSALNEQAGTLALTSRAFYNDMLGRYEKFATQYFGYDKLLPINTGAEAVETAIKLCRKWAYEVKGIDLNKAKIVVCKNNFHGRTTTIISFSNDPVARKNFGPYTEGFIKVEYDNLKELEETFMAHDDIAGFLVEPIQGEAGVYVPSEDYLIKAKALCEQYNVLFIADEVQTGIARTGRLLASCGNCSCPKRDCSGTPDVKPDILVLGKALSGGMYPVSAVLSTNEIMNVIQPGNHGSTFGGNPLAAAVAISALEVVRDEELALNAERLGKLFRKHMNAYIEESKIVRLVRGKGLLNAIVINDDEESDTAWNICLRLRDNGLLAKPTHGNIIRFAPPLVMTDHELEECVSIITSTLKEFEA; this comes from the coding sequence ATGGCGGTATTAGAACACATTTCGTCTCAAGAGGCGATGGCGCTTGAAAATAAATATGGCGCACAAAATTACCACCCGCTTCCGGTTGTTTTGAGCAGGGGAGAAGGTGTATTTGTATGGGATGTAGAAGGCAAGAAATACTACGATTTTCTCTCTGCATACTCTTCCGTAAACCAAGGACATTGTCATCCCAAGATCGTTTCGGCCTTGAATGAACAAGCTGGAACGCTGGCGCTGACGTCCAGAGCTTTTTACAATGACATGTTAGGCAGGTATGAGAAGTTCGCCACTCAGTACTTCGGTTATGATAAGTTGTTGCCGATCAATACAGGTGCTGAAGCAGTAGAGACGGCCATTAAATTATGCCGTAAATGGGCATATGAGGTCAAGGGTATCGATCTAAACAAAGCGAAGATCGTGGTGTGTAAGAATAATTTCCACGGACGTACTACTACAATTATCTCCTTTTCCAACGATCCTGTGGCACGAAAGAATTTTGGTCCCTACACCGAAGGGTTCATCAAGGTGGAATACGACAACTTGAAAGAGTTAGAGGAGACGTTTATGGCCCATGATGATATTGCAGGCTTCTTGGTAGAACCGATTCAAGGTGAGGCCGGAGTATATGTGCCAAGTGAAGACTATCTGATTAAAGCGAAAGCTTTGTGTGAGCAGTATAATGTTCTGTTTATTGCCGATGAAGTTCAGACTGGTATTGCTAGAACAGGTCGTTTATTAGCGTCCTGCGGAAACTGTAGTTGTCCTAAGCGGGATTGTTCTGGAACTCCAGATGTAAAGCCTGATATCCTGGTCTTGGGCAAAGCACTCTCCGGTGGAATGTATCCAGTTTCGGCGGTACTATCCACCAATGAGATTATGAATGTTATACAACCGGGTAATCACGGAAGCACTTTTGGAGGTAATCCACTTGCAGCCGCCGTCGCCATCTCCGCTTTGGAAGTGGTTAGGGACGAAGAATTGGCTCTAAATGCCGAACGACTTGGGAAGTTGTTCCGAAAGCATATGAATGCTTATATCGAAGAGAGTAAGATCGTACGACTTGTTCGAGGTAAAGGATTGCTCAATGCCATTGTGATCAATGACGATGAAGAAAGTGATACTGCTTGGAATATTTGTTTGAGATTAAGAGATAATGGTCTATTGGCCAAGCCAACTCACGGGAATATCATTCGATTTGCCCCTCCTTTGGTCATGACCGACCATGAGCTCGAAGAATGTGTCTCTATAATCACGAGTACCTTAAAAGAATTTGAAGCATAA
- a CDS encoding CCC motif membrane protein yields MEQQKLPNSTLILVFGILSILTCCCYGVLGLIFAIIALVMAKKATALYVEAPEQYTGFNNVKTGRILAIIGLILNLIYLGYVIWLFATLGMEGIMEMNQDIMEQYGGKLFLLP; encoded by the coding sequence ATGGAACAACAAAAACTCCCTAATTCCACGCTCATACTCGTATTTGGAATACTCTCCATTCTGACCTGTTGCTGTTACGGTGTACTAGGATTGATATTTGCAATTATTGCTTTGGTCATGGCCAAGAAGGCTACTGCCCTTTATGTCGAAGCTCCGGAGCAGTATACTGGATTTAATAATGTAAAGACAGGACGAATCCTCGCTATTATCGGACTAATCTTAAATCTGATTTACCTGGGATACGTAATATGGTTATTTGCAACCCTGGGTATGGAAGGAATCATGGAAATGAATCAAGATATCATGGAACAGTACGGGGGTAAATTATTCCTCCTACCATAA
- a CDS encoding DUF2752 domain-containing protein, producing the protein MTKGLEDFMLECTNKKIFGVECMGCGIQRATALLFQGEFVAAFKMYPAIYTLFLLAALVIVNFFIKFKYDYQIKIGLLIFNVAVIVVSYVIKMSPYLS; encoded by the coding sequence ATGACCAAGGGCCTTGAAGATTTCATGCTGGAATGTACCAATAAGAAAATCTTCGGGGTAGAATGTATGGGCTGTGGCATTCAACGTGCTACGGCCCTTTTGTTTCAGGGAGAATTTGTAGCAGCTTTCAAAATGTACCCGGCCATCTACACCTTATTCCTTTTGGCCGCACTTGTTATTGTCAACTTCTTTATCAAATTTAAATACGACTATCAGATCAAAATCGGATTGTTGATCTTCAACGTCGCCGTCATCGTGGTTAGTTATGTAATCAAAATGAGCCCATACCTCTCATAA
- a CDS encoding T9SS type A sorting domain-containing protein — MKTLLSAFLVICTAPVVWGQLSVKPTGSQDSYIYASDVVLYVTDDIELDANTNDATTEASIYLRDDAQLIQGNDVANSGDGTISVLQDTRSDSFDYNLWSSPVSQENASTSGNLPFDVSIIEDKRISSITDSRASVITPIGTKNGSGSGLGADLQLTISGRWLYSYNSLNSWQRFNTGTRSPGIGFTMKGTNITNHGNLYEDTNNQTYDFRGRPNNGDIDVQIPAADAGGGELGSAVDGEVLSGNPYPSAIDLDLLMTDNTNITAIWFWDENRSINSHYYVDNEGGYGSWTNVPDADGTYMVPTFYEWNNDGTQGDATSDVGEDIPRRYSPVGQGFVIQGTPNSSVTFTNSMRVFEQEDPSSSVMRGMNNNAQNAISLASSSGISLTDQDQNDNNDTEQDQQENSGPVIPRLHIITQFGVLGTNDQYHIRDMVLMFNNEMTNEFDRRWDVPHPMDADVGDIWFPIQRDGLQAKMVLQTVPFDPYYQIPLTVRLEQQRKLSIFGDEELHLTRDMYIWDSEADTYQQFTGGKTATFVLSPGTYANRFYIVFKSNRQMEEEAGQLIAEIKESIDVVQNNRSAHMEISNPEGYDIAQANIFDINGKLVLSEQNVGNSRRYSFPTGNLSDGIYIVKLNTTDNITLDYKISVFNKR, encoded by the coding sequence ATGAAGACCCTACTATCTGCATTCTTAGTTATTTGCACTGCTCCCGTTGTGTGGGGACAATTATCTGTAAAGCCAACAGGAAGCCAGGACTCGTATATCTATGCTAGTGATGTTGTTCTGTATGTTACGGATGACATTGAACTTGATGCAAATACCAATGATGCGACCACAGAAGCGAGTATTTATCTGCGAGATGATGCACAGCTGATCCAAGGTAATGATGTTGCAAATTCTGGAGATGGAACAATCTCTGTTTTGCAAGACACCAGATCAGACTCATTTGACTACAATTTATGGTCCTCTCCTGTGAGTCAAGAGAATGCTTCAACTTCAGGAAATTTACCATTTGACGTAAGCATCATAGAGGATAAGCGAATCTCTAGTATTACTGATTCTCGAGCTTCGGTGATAACCCCCATAGGGACTAAAAATGGTTCTGGTAGTGGACTTGGAGCCGATCTTCAATTGACCATTTCAGGCAGATGGCTTTACTCATACAATAGCTTGAATTCCTGGCAACGATTTAACACTGGTACAAGGTCTCCGGGCATTGGCTTCACCATGAAGGGCACAAACATAACCAACCATGGAAATTTGTATGAGGATACAAATAATCAAACCTACGATTTTAGAGGACGTCCGAATAACGGAGACATTGATGTTCAGATTCCTGCGGCTGACGCCGGGGGTGGTGAACTTGGAAGTGCCGTTGACGGAGAGGTACTATCGGGAAACCCATATCCTTCCGCAATAGATTTGGACCTGTTAATGACTGATAACACAAATATCACCGCTATTTGGTTCTGGGACGAGAACAGAAGTATTAATTCACACTATTATGTAGATAATGAAGGTGGATATGGCTCTTGGACAAACGTACCTGATGCAGACGGAACTTATATGGTGCCCACTTTCTACGAGTGGAACAACGACGGGACACAAGGAGACGCTACATCGGATGTTGGAGAGGACATACCTCGTAGATACTCCCCCGTAGGTCAAGGTTTTGTAATCCAAGGCACTCCTAATTCATCCGTAACCTTCACAAATAGCATGCGTGTATTCGAGCAGGAGGACCCGTCCTCTTCTGTGATGCGTGGTATGAACAATAATGCACAAAATGCAATATCACTTGCATCATCATCAGGTATATCACTGACGGATCAAGATCAAAACGATAATAATGACACTGAGCAGGATCAACAAGAAAACTCCGGTCCTGTTATTCCTAGGTTACATATTATCACACAATTTGGAGTTTTAGGAACTAATGATCAGTATCACATCCGGGATATGGTTCTCATGTTCAATAACGAGATGACTAATGAGTTTGATCGCAGATGGGATGTTCCTCATCCAATGGATGCAGATGTTGGAGACATATGGTTTCCTATTCAGCGTGATGGTCTACAAGCAAAGATGGTATTGCAAACTGTGCCTTTTGATCCTTACTACCAGATTCCACTTACTGTCAGACTAGAACAGCAACGGAAATTATCGATTTTTGGTGATGAAGAGTTGCACCTTACGAGGGATATGTACATCTGGGATTCTGAAGCAGATACCTACCAGCAATTCACCGGTGGTAAAACTGCAACCTTTGTGCTCTCGCCAGGAACCTATGCGAATAGATTTTATATCGTGTTTAAGAGTAATAGGCAAATGGAAGAAGAGGCCGGTCAGTTGATTGCGGAAATAAAGGAAAGTATTGACGTTGTTCAGAATAATCGGTCCGCACATATGGAGATCAGCAATCCGGAGGGTTATGACATTGCACAGGCCAATATCTTCGACATCAATGGAAAACTAGTTCTCAGTGAGCAGAACGTAGGTAACAGTCGTCGTTACTCCTTCCCTACCGGGAATCTATCTGACGGTATCTATATTGTAAAACTGAATACAACAGATAACATCACACTAGATTATAAGATCAGTGTGTTCAATAAAAGATAA
- a CDS encoding Smr/MutS family protein, with protein MQNNVGKYSFKLGDKVQHLDEMIEGEVVVIHEKSVVVSDQDGFEHEIAMDKLIFLPDQSEENHLKTSLLSGPVQSKDEENKPKRSTKREKGLPKVPEFDLHLEKMLDHYPNLHKNNALDYQLNYARMQLERAIANKTPRVIFIHGVGEGILKQQLLKLIRQYDQFDPQPASPRKYGAGATLVYIRQR; from the coding sequence ATGCAAAATAATGTAGGAAAATACAGCTTCAAACTTGGAGATAAGGTGCAACACCTCGACGAAATGATCGAAGGAGAAGTGGTCGTGATTCATGAAAAATCGGTTGTGGTAAGTGACCAGGACGGATTTGAACATGAAATCGCAATGGACAAGCTTATTTTTTTGCCTGATCAATCTGAAGAAAATCACCTAAAAACATCGCTCTTATCAGGACCTGTGCAATCTAAGGATGAGGAAAATAAACCAAAGAGATCCACGAAGCGTGAAAAGGGTCTGCCCAAAGTTCCAGAATTCGATCTTCACCTTGAAAAGATGTTGGACCATTATCCCAATCTGCACAAGAACAATGCCTTAGACTATCAATTAAACTACGCCAGGATGCAGCTGGAACGAGCCATAGCCAATAAAACTCCCAGGGTAATTTTTATCCATGGCGTTGGTGAGGGAATCTTGAAGCAACAACTTCTCAAGTTGATCCGTCAATACGATCAATTTGACCCACAACCGGCCAGCCCCAGAAAATATGGCGCTGGAGCCACTTTGGTCTATATCAGACAGCGATAG